One window of Cryptococcus neoformans var. grubii H99 chromosome 11, complete sequence genomic DNA carries:
- a CDS encoding protein-S-isoprenylcysteine O-methyltransferase: protein MSDQTSQSPLSLPKTDQYDPRGSIPNTVFAVALIAAVLGAVGGSSLALASQTLLNVFAGSWARPQLGIYLGAMCIFHLMEFFTTAGWNPQKLSVDAFLLNNGRQYHYAHAIGLAEYFISSWLFPGKWNTFWGSFPWLTLVTLGMVVAQGIRSMAMIQAAQSFSHIVKSKKHDDHMLVTHGLYSWSRHPSYAGFFYWAVATQLLLGNIVSTLGFVVVLNKFFSARIVDEEKWLVKFFGNDYVEYRKRVGTKLLFYFSK, encoded by the exons ATGTCAGACCAAACCTCCCAGAGCCCCCTGTCTCTCCCAAAAACAGATCAATACGATCCACGCGGGTCTATCCCTAACACTGTTTTTGCTGTCGCCCTAATCGCTGCCGTCCTTGGTGCAGTCGGGGGTAGCTCCCTTGCTCTCGCCTCGCAAACGTTACTCAATGTCTTCGCTGGGTCCTGGGCAAGACCGCAGCTGGGAATATACCTAGGCGCAATGTGTATCTTCCATTTAATGGAATTTTTTACCACAGCTGGTTGGAATCCTCAAAAGCTCAGCGTGGACG CTTTCTTATTGAACAACGGCAGACAGTACCACTATGCTCATGCTATAGGCTTAGCAGAATACTTTATTTCTTCATGGCTTTTCCCTGGGAAGTGGAACACCTTCTGGGGTTCTTTCCCTTGGCTCACTCTCG TGACGCTTGGCATGGTGGTTGCACAAGGTATCCGTAGCATGGCAATGATTCAAGCTGCGCAGTCATTCTCCCATATCGTCAAGAGCAAAAAGCACGACGACCACATGCTTGTCACCCACGGGCTCTATTC ATGGTCGAGACACCCTTCTTATGCTGGTTTCTTCTACTGGGCTGTGGCAACTCAACTTCTTCTGGGAAACATTGTGTCAACTCTTGGTTTTGTGGTTGTCCTCAACAAATTCTTTTCGGCTCGTATCGTTG ACGAGGAAAAGTGGCTCGTCAAGTTCTTTGGGAACGACTACGTGGAGTACAGGAAGCGTGTTGGAACCAAGCTTCTTTTTTACTTTTCCAAATAA
- a CDS encoding ribosome assembly protein RRB1: MGKRTSEAAGLPVAKAAATGQETARNPAVDEEMGEFEDRWEDEIESEEEIVENDADAEGDDEFTPAQEDSEPAPAPTQTYLPGTAIAEDEQLVPDNSVYLALHSLSYSWPCLSFDILRDNLGTDRATYPHTSWIVTGTQAGEVPGQGKAKDEVVIMRLGNLSKTQHDDDDSDNEEDDDDEANDEDATLDFLTIPHVGSVNRVRAAPAPVGGAVPDPYHVATFSETGKVHIFDVRPYIDTLAGPSRPRQKLPVHTITNHGRAEGFAVEWGATGLLTGDIDRKIYLTTVTPSGFTTSPNPYLSHTSSVEDLQWSPSEPTVFASASADRTVRVWDVRAKGRKSVVSVEAHSEDVNVISWNKAVDYLLVSGGDEGGLKVWDLRMFKNTPSPVAQFQWHTAPITSVEWHPTDSSVFAASGSDDQLTLWDLSVEPDEDEAPIAPADGNITAVPPQLLFVHQGQKDVKELHWHPQIPGMVISTASDSFNVFKTISC; the protein is encoded by the exons ATGGGAAAAAGGACTTCAGAGGCAGCAGGACTTCCCGTCGCCAAGGCGGCCGCCACAGGCCAGGAGACTGCGAGGAACCCCGCCGTCGACGAGGAGATGGGCGAGTTTGAGGACAGATGGGAGGACGAGAtcgagagcgaagaggagattgtaGAGAACGACGCCGACgctgaaggagatg ACGAGTTTACTCCCGCCCAGGAAGACTCTGAACCTGCGCCTGCGCCTACTCAGACTTACCTCCCCGGTACAGCCATCGCCGAAGATGAGCAGCTCGTCCCCGACAACTCGGTCTACCTCGCCCTCCACTCTCTCTCCTATTCATGGCCATGTCTGTCGTTCGACATTCTCCGCGACAACCTCGGCACCGACCGCGCGACATACCCGCACACCTCGTGGATCGTCACCGGTACACAAGCTGGCGAAGTCCCCGGCCAGGGCAAGGCCAAGGACGAAGTCGTCATTATGCGATTGGGCAACTTGTCCAAGACGCAGcacgatgatgatgattcCGACaacgaggaggacgatgatgatgaagcgaacgatgaagatgccaCATTGGACTTTTTGACCATCCCGCACGTCGGTTCGGTCAACCGTGTGCGTGCGGCGCCTGCCCCCGTAGGCGGCGCCGTACCCGACCCTTACCACGTCGCCACCTTTTCCGAGACAGGCAAGGTCCATATCTTTGACGTTCGTCCTTATATCGATACCCTTGCCGGTCCCTCGCGCCCTCGTCAAAAGCTGCCAGTACACACCATCACCAACCACGGTCGCGCAGAAGGGTTTGCCGTCGAGTGGGGAGCTACCGGATTGCTGACAGGTGATATCGACCGGAAAATCTATCTGACGACCGTTACACCATCCGGCTTCACCACTTCTCCCAACCCTTACCTCAGCCACACCTCCAGCGTCGAGGATCTTCAATGGAGTCCTAGTGAACCCACCGTCTTtgcctctgcctctgcaGACAGGACGGTGAGGGTCTGGGACGTGAGAgcaaagggaagaaagagtgTTGTCAGCGTCGAGGCGCATAGCGAGGACGTGAATGTCATCAGCTGGAATAAAGCGGTTGACTACCTGTTGGTTTCGGGTGGTGACGAGGGTGGATTAAAGGTTTGGGATTTGAGAATGTTCAAAAA CACACCATCCCCCGTCGCTCAATTCCAATGGCATACTGCGCCTATAACATCCGTCGAATGGCACCCTACCGACTCTTCCGTCTTTGCCGCCTCTGGCTCCGACGACCAACTCACCTTGTGGGACTTGTCCGTCGAGCccgatgaggacgaggcGCCTATCGCCCCTGCAGACGGCAACATCACCGCCGTCCCACCGCAATTGTTGTTCGTCCACCAAGGACAAAAGGATGTCAAGGAGTTGCACTGGCACCCCCAGATCCCTGGTATGGTGATCAGCACGGCGTCGGATTCGTTTAATGTGTTCAAGACTATTTCTTGCTAG
- a CDS encoding glycine dehydrogenase, which translates to MSVSILRRAARLPLSRQHQPLFARSLSISSIVLRPTSTSPTRSSTTATQPHPRSPSESFHPAPTSVFTPLDTFLPRHLGPREADIQAMLEVLGHKTLDEFVATTIPSQVRIDQLTNREEKGKGLRALSELELRRRVEEVAAMNKPVKSYIGMGYHNAIVPPVIQRNVFENPAWYTAYTPYSPEQSQGRLESLINFQTVAISLTGLPIANASLLDEGTAAAEAMAMCLASVAKPKFNKGKKVFLVSPNVAPQTIEVLQTRAGGFDIDLRIAKSDANFLSEVESLGEAQLMGALVQYPDVNGEIGDWEEVATKVKATGAKMVVTSDLLALTMIKPPGEWGADIVCGNSQRFGVPAGYGGPHAAFFACTDDLKRKMPGRLVGLSKDSQGAPAYRLALQTREQHIRREKATSNVCTAQALLANMAAMYAVYHGPEGLRRIAGKVHSLTRVLSESLASLGFTTVNKTFFDTLTIDVSSAGVTAADVHAASVNAGINFRKIDDKTIGITLDESVGPLDLTDIVNVFYAVKGQPAVEPEVLDALAQKLELSAENVTSPIATLARTTPFLTQPVFNKHHSETDMLRYMMHLQEKDYSLVHGMIPLGSCTMKLNSTSSMVPLSWKEFGGLHPFAPTDQAKGYEVIIKELENDLSLVTGYDATSVQPNSGASGEYAGLRVIQAYHESRGEGHRDVCLIPLSAHGTNPASAAMVGYKVVPIKALNDGSLDLADLKEKAEKHKDKLAAFMVTYPSTFGVFEEGIEEACQTVHDNGGQVYVDGANCNSLIGLTSLGRVGGDVSHTNLHKTFSIPHGGGGPGVGPISCKSHLAPFLPSHPIIPTGGSTPITAVSAAPYGSASINTISWAYIKMLGGEGLTTVSKIALLNANYIAERLKPYYNVRYSNKNGRVAHECLIDLAEFEKSADLKVPDFSKRLQDYSFHPPTAQWPISTCWLIEPTESESKEEIDRFIEALISIRKEIDEIVSGEQSKEDNVFKNAPHPLNLLTADKWDRPYSREKAVFPVPGLKKSKFWPSVGRLDDAAGDLNLICECGSVEEYA; encoded by the exons ATGTCCGTGTCCATTCTGCGCAGGGCTGCACGGCTACCCCTCTCGAGGCAGCACCAGCCTCTCTTCGCACGCTctctctcaatctcctcgatCGTCCTCCGTCCGACCTCCACGTCTCCCACTAGATCATCCACCACCGCTACCCAGCCCCATCCAAGATCACCTTCAGAGTCATTCCACCCAGCCCCTACTTCTGTCTTCACACCACTTGACACTTTCCTCCCTCGTCATCTTGGCCCACGCGAGGCTGACATCCAGGCCATGCTGGAGGTCCTCGGTCACAAGACTCTTGACGAGTTTGTGGCTACCACCATCCCCAGCCAGGTCAGAATTGATCAGCTTACAAAcagagaggagaaaggcAAGGGTCTGAGAGCCTTGAGTGAGTTGGaattgaggaggagagtagAGGAAGTTGCTGCTATGAACAAGCCCGTCAAGAGCTACATCGGTATGGG CTACCACAACGCCATTGTCCCTCCAGTTATCCAGCGTAACGTTTTTGAAAACCCGGCGTGGTACACTGCCTACACCCCATACTCTCCCGAACAATCCCAGGGTCGATTAGAATCTCTTATCAACTTCCAAACCGTGGCCATCTCACTCACTGGCTTGCCTATCGCCAACGCTTCTCTGCTTGATGAAGGTACGGCTGCCGCCGAAGCTATGGCCATGTGCCTTGCTTCCGTCGCGAAGCCCAAATTCAACAAGGGCAAAAAAGTGTTCCTCGTTTCCCCCAATGTAGCGCCGCAAACTATTGAGGTTCTCCAGACCAGGGCAGGCGGTTTTGATATTGACCTCAGGATCGCCAAGAGTGACGCCAACTTCCTCTCTGAAGTTGAGAGCCTCGGCGAGGCCCAATTGATGGGTGCTTTGGTGCAATACCCCGATGTGAACGGTGAGATTGGCGACTGGGAAGAAGTTGCGACCAAGGTCAAAGCAACAGGAGCGAAGATGGTCGTCACGAGTGACCTACTCGCTTTGACTATGATCAAGCCTCCTGGAGAATGGGGTGCAGACATTGTCTGTGGTAACTCTCAGCGATTCG GTGTTCCTGCTGGTTATGGTGGTCCTCACGCCGCCTTCTTTGCCTGTACTGATGACctcaagaggaagatgccTGGGCGACTTGTTGGTTTAAGTAAAGATTCTCAGGGTGCTCCCGCCTACCGATTGGCTTTGCAGA CCCGAGAGCAACATATCCGACGTGAAAAGGCCACTTCCAACGTCTGTACTGCCCAAGCTCTTCTCGCCAACATGGCCGCCATGTACGCCGTCTACCATGGGCCTGAAGGTCTTCGCCGAATTGCGGGCAAGGTCCATTCCCTCACCCGAGTCCTCTCTGAGTCCCTTGCTTCCCTAGGCTTCACCACTGTCAACAAGACCTTCTTTGACACCCTTACCATTGACGTTTCCAGCGCCGGTGTAACCGCTGCCGATGTCCACGCTGCTTCGGTCAATGCTGGTATCAATTTCCGGAAGATTGACGACAAGACTATCGGTATCACTCTTGACGAGAGCGTCGGTCCTCTTGATTTGACCGATATCGTTAACGTGTTTTACGCTGTCAAAGGCCAGCCCGCTGTTGAGCCCGAGGTTCTCGATGCCCTCGCTCAAAAGTTGGAATTGTCTGCGGAGAACGTCACTTCCCCTATCGCTACTCTTGCCCGAACGACCCCCTTCCTTACCCAGCCTGTGTTCAACAAGCACCACTCTGAGACCGACATGCTCCGTTACATGATGCATCTCCAGGAGAAGGACTACTCTCTTGTCCACGGTATGATCCCTCTTGGATCTTGCACCATGAAGCTCAACTCGACTTCTTCCATGGTACCCCTCTCTTGGAAAGAGTTTGGTGGTTTGCACCCCTTTGCCCCCACCGACCAGGCCAAGGGCTACGAGGTGATTATCAAGGAACTTGAAAATGACCTGTCCCTTGTCACCGGCTATGATGCCACCTCGGTCCAGCCCAACTCTGGTGCTTCAGGCGAATATGCCGGTCTTCGCGTCATCCAGGCTTATCACGAGTCTAGAGGTGAGGGTCACCGAGACGTATGTCTCATCCCTCTTTCCGCCCACGGTACCAATCCCGCTAGTGCTGCCATGGTCGGATACAAGGTCGTGCCCATCAAGGCTTTGAATGATGGATCTTTAGATTTGGCTgatttgaaggagaaggctgagAAGCACAAGGATAAGCTTGCCGCATTTATGGTCACTTACCCTTCTACCTTTGGTGTTTTTGAGGAAGGTATTGAGGAAGCTTGCCAAACTGTGCACGACAATGGTGGTCAGGTTTACGTCGATG GCGCCAACTGCAACTCCCTCATTGGCTTAACCTCTCTTGGTCGTGTCGGTGGTGATGTCTCCCACACCAACCTCCACAAGAccttttccatccctcacggtggtggtggtccCGGTGTCGGCCCCATCTCTTGTAAATCCCACCTCgcccccttccttccctctcacCCTATCATCCCTACTGGTGGCTCTACACCTATCACAGCCGTCTCTGCCGCTCCTTATGGTTCCGCGAGCATCAACACCATCTCCTGGGCTTATATCAAGATGCTTGGTGGTGAAGGCCTCACTACCGTCTCCAAGATCGCGCTCCTCAACGCCAACTATATAGCCGAGCGTCTTAAGCCTTATTACAATGTGCGGTACTCGAACAAGAACGGTCGCGTCGCGCACGAATGTTTGATTGATTTGGCagagtttgagaagagcgCCGATTTGAAGGTACCCGACTTTTCCAAGAGGTTGCAGGATTACAGTTTCCATCCTCCTACCGCTCAATGGCCCATCTCTACCTGTTGGTTGATTGAGCCTACAGAGTCAGAAtccaaggaggagattgatCG ATTCATCGAAGCTCTTATTTCTATCAGAAAGGAAATTGACGAAATCGTCTCTGGTGAACAATCAAAGGAAGACAACGTCTTCAAGAAtgctcctcatcctttgAACCTCTTGACTGCTGACAAGTGGGACAGGCCATACTCTAGGGAGAAAGCTGTCTTCCCTGTTCCaggattgaagaagagcaagttCTGGCCTAGCGTAGGAAGGTTGGATGACGCTGCCGGAGATCTAAACTTGATCTGTGAATGTGGCAGTGTGGAGGAGTACGCTTAA
- a CDS encoding ribosome biogenesis protein SSF1/2 has translation MGRQRRKNRTHLKGPTKGETEENVPKSFVIKSGHVTKSISQLVRDTRKIMEPNTASRLRERPNARLRDYLTIAPSLKVTHLLAFTLTDAANVHLRVARFPQGPTMTFRVQKYSLMKDLFNSGLRNVGRSPTGEYRNPPLLVLNGFQQPQNGPALPQLRLMSTMFQGLFPPIQVEKSALPTFRRVLLISYSHVTGCISFRHFTITVRPHGVSRRVRKLLSSTATSANPTSSRSRKAVDLSNTDDIADYLLRRAGSETSGASTAGYDSASETEASEAESDTNAVELPEDYVGRGNKKGERKAVRLVETGPRMEWRLIKVVEGLVGSKKGEGETVFHEFVHKSAKEANAQAQAHEERRKAKEARRAEQAANVARKKAEKAKKKGKAVDGGEEDEDSDSEEEPDIEGLSDIDPEEELERIRERKVGFQDEGDDEDFEYEDRGANADDEDDDDWGEDVGAGEGDVTSDEEESSEDEEVKPPPKKRASGKRK, from the exons ATGGGTAgacaaaggaggaagaatagGACTCATCTTAAAGGCCCCACCAAGGGTGAAACAGAG GAGAACGTCCCCAAATCCTTTGTTATAAAATCCGGCCATGTCACCaaatccatctcccaactcGTACGAGACACCCGAAAGATCATGGAGCCTAACACTGCTTCTCGTCTCCGAGAACGTCCCAACGCCCGCTTAAGAGACTACCTCACCATTGCTCCTTCCCTAAAAGTTACTCACCTTCTCGCTTTCACCTTGACCGATGCTGCCAATGTTCACTTGCGAGTCGCCCGTTTCCCGCAGGGTCCCACTATGACATTTAGGGTGCAGAAGTATAGTCTAATGAAGGACTTATTCAACTCGGGTTTGCGAAATGTCGGAAGGAGTCCTACGGGGGAATACAGAAATCCACCTTTG CTCGTATTGAACGGTTTCCAGCAACCACAAAACGGGCCCGCGCTTCCTCAACTTCGACTGATGAGCACCATGTTCCAAggtctcttccctcctATCCAAGTTGAAAAG TCTGCTCTCCCCACCTTCCGTCGAgttctcctcatctcctaCTCTCACGTCACCGGATGTATTTCTTTCCGCCACTTCACCATTACCGTCCGACCCCATGGTGTCTCTCGACGAGTCCGCAAACTCCTTTCTTCGACTGCAACATCAGCCAATCCCACTTCTTCGAGATCCCGCAAGGCCGTCGATTTATCGAATACCGACGACATTGCCGACTATCTTCTCCGTCGAGCCGGTTCTGAAACCTCGGGTGCGTCCACCGCAGGATACGACAGTGCCTCTGAAACAGAGGCGAGCGAAGCTGAAAGTGACACCAATGCTGTCGAGCTTCCTGAAGATTATGTCGGACGAGGTAACAAGAAGGGCGAGCGGAAGGCCGTCCGATTGGTCGAGACTGGTCCCAGAATGGAATGGAGGTTGATCAAGGTCGTTGAAGGTCTTGTGGGGAGtaagaaaggagagggtgaGACAGTGTTCCACGAGTTTGTGCACAAGTCTGCCAAGGAGGCGAATGCACAGGCTCAAGCACatgaagagaggaggaaggcaaaggaagcAAGACGAGCGGAGCAAGCAGCGAATGTCGCAAGAAAGAAGGCtgaaaaggccaagaagaagggcaaggcgGTTGATGGtggcgaagaggatgaggacagTGACAGCGAGGAGGAGCCCGATATTGAGGGTTTGTCAGATATTGACCCCGAGGAAGAACTCGAGAGAATTCGAGAACGCAAGGTCGGGTTCCAAGACgaaggcgatgatgaagatttTGAGTATGAAGATAGAGGAGCGAATgcggatgatgaggatgatgatgattggggagaagatgttggTGCCGGAGAAGGTGATGTGACctctgatgaagaggagagcagtgaggatgaagaggttaAGCCGCCCCCCAAGAAGAGGGCAAGTGGGAAGCGCAAGTAG
- a CDS encoding lipase, translated as MYIPGPLRLSSYFLPFISSPSPPAQSSPDTRTISFKPVHAHGHAFIHNASEPTLFLLDHSPSASLYAHDYPIGAFDDDYVPRLTSDTLEIRTRKKLIRRPKVRPPRIVSWAQSYRAQASNVNGIINSSSNNDDNKSLFESWLAPDLTNPSDEWSDDEVTVPDLTDRQTVITLAKMSSNAYVTPGGPGWYTLEDWNASTPFGWEPDADGLRGHVFADEKNETVIISIKGTSAGVLGSGGPTAKNDKFNDNLLFSCCCARVDFSWTPVCDCYAGGYKCGQTCLEDALVSESVYATVGTNLYNNITYMYPNATIWLTGHSLGGSVSSLIGLSFGAPAVTYESPGELLAASRLHLPLPPGMPANLSGITHVYHTADPIAMGVCNGPYSSCYAAGFAMESKCHTGETILYDTVRVKGWSVDVRTHRIEEVIDKVLRDPWPEDDGVEGGDDDEGNMWRKAADGWYRAANRVWTMLDGSAVSSDDVEAWWGWGRRGPKKQPGEEDPGWEKHGGVPKPVSEEDCVDCYKWEFGEWDK; from the exons ATGTACATCCCAGGCCCTCTCCGACTATCCTCATACTTTCTACcattcatctcctctccttcgccCCCTGCACAATCATCCCCCGACACCCGCACCATCTCATTCAAGCCTGTCCATGCGCACGGCCACGCCTTTATTCACAATGCTTCCGAGcccactctcttcctccttgaccATTCGCCTAGCGCGTCTTTATATGCGCATGACTACCCAATAGGTGCTTTTGATGACGACTACGTGCCTCGCTTGACGAGCGATACTTTAGAGATACGGACTAGGAAGAAACTCATTCGCCGTCCCAAAGTACGCCCACCGCGCATAGTCTCTTGGGCACAGTCTTATCGCGCCCAAGCATCCAATGTCAACGGGATaatcaacagcagcagcaacaacgaCGACAACAAGTCGTTGTTCGAATCCTGGCTGGCTCCAGATCTTACGAACCCTTCAGATGAATGGTCAGATGACGAAGTGACCGTGCCAGATTTGACCGATCGCCAGACGGTGATTACTCTTGCGAAAATGTCGAGCAACGCGTATGTCACGCCTGGCGGGCCGGGTTGGTATACACTTGAAGATTGGAATGCATCTACGCCCTTTGGCTGGGAGCCGGATGCTGATGGTCTACGAGGTCATGTT TTTGCAGATGAGAAGAACGAGACGGTCATTATATCTATCAAGGGCACTTCTGCTGGAGTTTTGGGATCTGGTGGACCGACTGCAAAGAATGATAAATTCAAC GACAATCTCTTATTTTCGTGCTGTTGTGCACGCGTAGATTTTTCATGGACCCCCGTTTGCGATTGTTACGCTGGTGGCTATAAATGCGGTCAGACGTGCTTGGAAGACGCTCTTGTATCTGAAAGTGTTTACGCCACTGTCGGCACC AACCTCTACAATAATATCACATACATGTACCCCAACGCCACTATCTGGCTGACAGGCCATTCGCTTGGCGGCTCCGTCTCATCTCTGATCGGTCTCTCCTTTGGCGCCCCAGCTGTAACGTACGAATCCCCTGGCGAGCTCCTCGCTGCTTCCCGTCTGCACCTGCCCCTGCCGCCCGGTATGCCCGCCAACTTGTCGGGCATCACCCACGTGTACCACACTGCGGACCCTATCGCGATGGGCGTATGCAATGGCCCGTATAGCAGCTGCTACGCCGCAGGCTTTGCCATGGAGAGTAAATGTCATACGGGTGAGACGATCTTGTATGATACAGTCAGGGTTAAGGGGTGGAGTGTGGATGTGAGGACGCATAGGATTGAAGAGGTCATTGACAAGGTTTTGCGGGATCCTTGGCCCGAGGATGACGGTGTTGAaggaggggatgatgatgagggaAACATGTGGCGAAAAGCGGCCGACGGATGGTATAGAGCTGCCAATAGAGTATGGACTATGCTTGACGGGTCAGCAGTCTCGAGCGATGACGTAGAAGCCTGGTGGGGTtggggaagacgagggCCCAAGAAACAGcctggggaagaagatccaGGATGGGAAAAGCATGGAGGTGTGCCAAAACCTGTatctgaagaagattgtgTTGATTGTTACAAGTGGGAGTTTGGGGAATGGGACAAGTAG
- a CDS encoding template-activating factor I: MSAEDFELSPGQISDSVRHQLEIEEGNKNVQYQRFHTKQTQDYLAHLRPKVKDVDQFWLIVLLSHQLVAPHVTSKLDQHALSFLEDIELKQDVNDFRPYELVFHFKENPYFTNKTLSKKYTLKKGIKPAPADGSVTDELRKFNEEHDLEVNPTTIDWKEGQNLCERMPRQAQAQPEGGEADDLESGFEGDPGSFFWYFQEKADFFNFGEQFKDDILPEAFAYFEGRGESGFGGDSDDDDDSLDEEDDEDEDEIDLEEDEKPKKKRKVGAH, from the exons ATGTCCGCAGAAGACTTTGAACTTTCCCCAGGAC AAATCTCTGACTCTGTCCGCCACCAACTCGAAATCG AGGAGGGCAACAAGAATGTCCAGTACCAGCGATTCCACACCAAGCAGACCCAGGATTACCTCGCTCACCTCAGGCCCAAGGTCAAGGATGTCGATCAATTCTGGTTGATTGTTTTG CTTTCTCACCAGCTTGTGGCCCCTCACGTCACTTCCAAGCTTGACCAGCATGCCCTTTCTTTCCTGGAGGACATTGAGCTCAAGCAGGATGTAAACGACTTTCGACCTTATGAGCTTGTATTC CACTTTAAGGAGAACCCTTACTTTACCAACAAGACCCTCTCTAAAAAGTACACCCTCAAGAAGGGTATCAAGCCCGCTCCCGCTGACGGTTCCGTCACTGATGAGCTCCGCAAATTCAACGAGGAACATGATCTCGAAGTGAAC CCTACGACTATTGACTGGAAAGAGGGCCAGAACCTTTGCGAGAGGATGCCCCGCCAGGCTCAGGCCCAGCCTGAAGGTGGGGAAGCCGACGACCTTGAGAGCGGTTTTGAGGGCGATCCCGGATCGTTCTTTTGGTACTTTCAGGAAAAGGCCGATTTCTTCAAC TTTGGGGAGCAATTCAAAGACGATATCCTTCCCGAGGCGTTTGCCTACTTTGAAGGCCGTGGCGAGAGCGGGTTCGGCGGCGACtctgacgacgacgacgattcgctcgacgaggaggatgacgaggacgaggatgagattgatttggaagaggatgaaaagcccaagaagaagagaaag GTTGGTGCTCATTGA